The Streptomyces sp. NBC_01255 genome window below encodes:
- a CDS encoding TetR/AcrR family transcriptional regulator has translation MTTVRGARARARVEITAAIKAEARTQLAAEGAAKLSLRAVARELGMVSSALYRYFPSRDDLLTALIVDAYDAVGAAAEGAAGETAGQRPLVRWTAVCRAVRAWAVAHPHEYALIYGSPVPGYTAPQDTNAPAARVGLVLVGIAREAHEDEGVALPPLPDTVRPEAVRIAADMAPDLPPALVVALVAAWSQLFGLVSFEVFGQFHRLVEDRDAFFTTAARRLGQDVGLLPRG, from the coding sequence CCGCGCCCGCGCACGTGTCGAGATCACCGCGGCCATCAAGGCCGAGGCCCGTACCCAGCTCGCCGCCGAGGGCGCCGCCAAACTGTCGTTGCGCGCCGTCGCCCGTGAGCTGGGCATGGTGTCCTCCGCGCTCTACCGGTACTTCCCCAGCCGCGACGATCTGCTGACCGCCCTCATCGTCGACGCCTACGACGCCGTCGGAGCCGCCGCCGAGGGCGCCGCCGGAGAGACCGCCGGGCAGCGTCCGCTCGTCCGCTGGACCGCCGTCTGCCGGGCCGTCCGCGCCTGGGCCGTCGCGCACCCGCACGAGTACGCCCTGATCTATGGTTCACCCGTCCCCGGCTACACCGCACCCCAGGACACCAACGCCCCCGCCGCCCGCGTCGGTCTCGTCCTCGTCGGCATCGCCCGCGAGGCCCACGAGGACGAGGGCGTCGCGCTCCCCCCGCTCCCGGACACCGTCCGCCCCGAAGCCGTCCGCATCGCCGCCGACATGGCCCCGGACCTGCCCCCGGCGCTCGTCGTCGCCCTGGTGGCGGCCTGGTCGCAGCTCTTCGGCCTGGTCTCCTTCGAGGTCTTCGGCCAGTTCCACCGCCTCGTCGAGGACCGCGACGCCTTCTTCACGACGGCCGCCCGCCGCCTGGGCCAGGACGTGGGCCTCCTTCCCCGCGGCTGA